In the genome of Aspergillus luchuensis IFO 4308 DNA, chromosome 2, nearly complete sequence, one region contains:
- a CDS encoding uncharacterized protein (COG:Q;~EggNog:ENOG410PP6F;~InterPro:IPR027443,IPR005123;~PFAM:PF03171;~go_function: GO:0016491 - oxidoreductase activity [Evidence IEA];~go_process: GO:0055114 - oxidation-reduction process [Evidence IEA]), whose amino-acid sequence MPTQEFFNRVPPFPSNIPVAEIPSISFKDLANASTTESKKLFQACRELGIFSLDLRNSGTGEQLLKDAETLMNLTTTTLSLDRQILDKFAYNPPHNIAGYKRSGKLRTADGKLDSMETYSISQDDMVGNVPPRENPEPIEHHRTECRAFFEHARTTLEVIYAHLEENLGLPPDTLAERSALNKQSDTFARLLVNWPQTKNTTNSESKEPQVTLGGHADMGALTMLFNVSGGLQILPKGKENVNENWEYVRPRPGCALINVGDSLMKWTGGVLHSAFHRVVTAPGEQGSVARQSVALLTRPDRSVTMQRIKGSALIPPLKEGEVDDDRSASDWIIWKITKGELRVQTAEEKQVAATA is encoded by the exons ATGCCCACCCAGGAATTCTTCAATCGCGTCCCTCCATTCCCTTCCAATATCCCCGTCGCAGAAATACCATCGATATCATTCAAAGACCTCGCAAATGCAAGCACCACCGAGTCAAAGAAACTATTCCAAGCCTGTCGAGAACTCGGAATATTCTCCCTCGACCTTCGAAACTCCGGCACAGGAGAGCAATTACTCAAAGATGCAGAGACGCTGAtgaacctcaccaccaccactctaAGCCTGGATCGGCAAATCCTGGATAAATTCGCTTATAATCCCCCTCACAACATCGCAGG ATACAAACGCTCCGGCAAACTCCGCACCGCCGACGGCAAGCTAGACAGCATGGAAACATACAGCATAAGCCAAGACGACATGGTAGGCAACGTTCCTCCACGCGAGAACCCCGAGCCCATCGAACACCACCGTACCGAATGCCGGGCTTTTTTCGAGCACGCCCGTACTACACTCGAAGTCATCTACGCCCACCTCGAGGAGAACCTGGGCCTCCCGCCTGACACATTAGCTGAACGCAGCGCCCTAAACAAGCAGTCTGACACTTTTGCACGACTACTTGTCAATTGGCCTCAGACCAAGAACACTACTAACTCCGAGAGCAAAGAGCCCCAGGTAACGCTAGGTGGCCACGCCGATATGGGCGCCCTGACAATGCTGTTCAATGTCTCGGGTGGGCTGCAGATTTTGccaaaggggaaggagaatgTGAATGAGAATTGGGAGTATGTTCGTCCGAGACCGGGGTGTGCGCTGATTAATGTGGGTGATTCTTTGATGAAATGGACGGGAGGTGTGCTGCATAGTGCTTTTCACCGTGTTGTGACGGCCCCTGGGGAGCAGGGAAGTGTGGCGCGTCAGAGCGTGGCGTTGCTTACGAGGCCGGATCGGTCTGTCACTATGCAGAGGATTAAGGGGAGTGCGTTGATTCCGCCAttgaaggagggtgaggttgatgatgatcggtCCGCGAGTGACTGGATTATCTGGAAGATTACAAAGGGGGAGTTGAGGGTGCaaacggcggaggagaagcaggtGGCTGCTACTGCTTGA